TGAAAACACAATAAAGTTATACAATCTTCCATTATGATCAAAAATTTGTGGTTTTTCCTCAAGCTTCAAGATCAAGTCTGGCTCATAACAGCTGGCGGCAGCACTACGAGGGGGCTGTTAGGGTGTCAGGGAGTAACCGCTCTATAATTGTTGAGACACTCGCCTTGCCATCATACATTGCAATTATTGTCTGCAAAAGTGAAAAACGAGGCTCGGTCCGTCTTTTGCCTTTTCGGGAAAAgcaaagcatacttttggggttCGCAATAATTGTTCTCGTGTATAATGCATGTAAGAAGTGTCTTTTAGTGACATGTTGCATTGGCAGATGTATAATCCTGATATGCGGGCCGCCGCTTTACTCCATACCTGgtaccactaaccatacagtatatagatgtgccagttcatacaaccaCTAAtcatatagtatatagatgtgccagttcatgcAACGAAAGCGTCACACACTGGCTAGCGCGTTcagtaccccagagtgacgtcatcatgagagagagagcgcagagagaacatctgtgcatgtgttagtacacacgcaatatatTGCAGTACGGGTCATCGATGACTCAGCTGCTGACACGTCGATGAACGCCTCACTACCCCCGATGACATAGTCGATGACCGGCCATACGCTGAGCTGTTTACTTTAACATGGAGATGTCCTAGGGCATAATCGATGACATTGTCATCGAGCGTTGCCGAAAAATCATGCACTTAATACACGATGATTTTTCATGCATTTTATCATGCATCATGCATTTTATAAGTGATGATTTTTTGGCTTAAATCATCGCTGATTTTTACCTAAATATCATGCATTTTATAAGTGATGATTTTAGCcaaaaaatcatgcattttATAGGTGATGATTTTAGCcgaaaaatcatgcattttatataaaaagtaatacattgtaattgtttatttttccaattatttttatttattattattcattattgtctgctttgtattttttttctcttgaGGTCTTCTGAATATGACTAATGTTGTGAATAGCCTTCCGAATCACTTTTTCTGCTGGCTCGTCGGGTATTTTCATCTTCACCGCCgctgaaataatatgaatatattaattaattagttattgtgttttttttaagttcttTTTAGACCTACATTCCAGGACATtgtaaaattctttaaaattttTCAAAGCGCTCTTCCTCGGtataaaaagaatttgttcgaCTTTTAAAACGGTTTTTTgtttcaacaaaaacaacaatgtTCACTGTAGGTCAGCGGTGGGCTGTTCATTTcctccaacaacaaaaacaaaacagccaAGCCGCACAAATAAGGGttactttttgttgcttttcttttgttgtttgttttgctgctggactgctcaaaaattgcaatttcgTGCCCACCGCAGATTATAACAATTTAATTCGCTAATACGGATTTACATTCTatttctttattcttcttttattCCCCAACATAAGAgaagaataaagaaatatagTGTGAATGCAGCGAAACATGAATATAATTTGAACACAgttttttcataaatttaactttttatacaattgagattttttttatttaacacGCGTACAAtacatattattaattatttaaaaactgCACTTAcctgataataataataatcacagATTACTTATTTTCACTTATAAAAACTCCGTGTGACGATTGCAAATAGCAAAGAACAAAGCAAAAGAGTTCTGTCGACGCAGGCGCAAAGAAGACGAAAAGATAAAACGAAGTTCTCTGCTTCTGCGCACGGTCGGCAGAACCGAATTACGTTCGGCACACgcggaaaagaaagaaacaaaagaaacgagggggaacgttgtgagttgctgcggacaccgcaactctagagttatacccgatactaagtcagtatggctctcctccggcagaggccgctaatattaaacgacacgacaaagagtgcgtgcgagagagacagaaactcagtctgagcgtgacgtcgggcgctgcgtagccactgcaaattgatttgttccttttggctataaaaatggtctgatctgatccagattcagcaatctgatatatatggtcattatctatgattcttcgtttttagttttctcaaatctgcaatattgtggatgcaaaagattttcgtcctttgtgtgggcggaagggggtggggcgaaattttgagataaaggttttatagtgagatttaacaggagtgcggatactaaatttggttactctagctttaatagtctctgagatttgtgaatatccccagattttcatcctttgcgggggcggaagggggtgtgtggagtgtggaggagtgtggataccaaatttggttgctctagcttttatagtctctgagatctaggcgctaatgttttactctaagcaaagccgcctatgctacgtgtgtgttagagagagacagggcgagagaaatgaaattgttgtcttgatgctggctatgataataatacgatccaattcagattctgcagtctaaaagatatggtcattctctacgattctgcgttttttgttttctcgtatctttaaaattgtggatgccacagattttcgccctttgtgggggcggaagtgggcggggcaaagttttgaaatatttttgtagcagtgacatatcacagaagtctggatccaaaacaacgttgctctagctcttatattctttgagcattaggcgctgaaggggacggacagacggacagacggacggacggacagacagacagggctcaatcgactcggctattgatgctgatcaagaatatatatactttatggggtcggaaacgattccttctggacgttacacacatccacttttaccacaaatctaatataccccaatactcattttgagtatcgggtataaaaatcttGTTCCGTTCGGGAGTTAttaattttggccaacaaaagtggtcgTTTGGACCATAGtggtctggttctgttttgccaccagcatgttttagtgtatgggtgcacatgcattctcacgtactttgcgtgtgtgtgtttagtattgctggccgctaaaactgaaatttgagtttggttcttgttttgggtcttttgatggtctgacctaccgccacaaaataaatgaagaatgggcagggggtgggggtatggtacactatGGGCGcgggaaatgaaataaaagctgttatttgtttgatttataccacaaaatataaaatattacaataatataattaaacatttttttcctTATTTCAAACAggtttattataaattataaaaattatgcaaaacattaaaattataactaaaacaatgatgtatctaaatatacaatataagaaaatatatatatacttaaataaatatgcataaatataaatggaattggttttacatatatttcaaatcaattgtcaATCGCGCGCTTTCCGACGGGAATCTGCAAAGCAAAAATTTAGATGCCGGTCGCACCTTGAATACTCTCATGGACAATACCCATAAATTTTcgaattcaattataaaatatcttatgtacatatgtacataaatattaaagtttattaCATTCGTATATTGCATGAGGGTTTTCAAAATTACTTGTTGTCTTTATAATTGAATATACTGtggttaaacgtttatttgagagtgagtaAAGGGGTATATAcattatgagcacgatacaatacagtgttgccagataattgttgcttattcaaacaatagtatcgattacatttttaacaacATCCCTCCTTTTCTTAGCGCTGGTCTTAGTTTGTAATTAGGTTAAAGTCCCCTATATCAAGTGCATAacatcaacaaaaaatgaTATTATTTGCATTGATTTATGTTCATTTCATCCGGAGAGCTCACCTGCTATGAAAATGGTATGCGTAGATAAGTATTTGGCCACATGGCCACACTCCACAAAAAATGAGCGGTAATTTGCCTAAAGATTTTATTTCTGTAGCATTTCCCAGGAATTGGGTGTCACTGTATATTAAGAGTAAATGAATAGTGAAAAAACAACCGAGGAGTACCCACTGCCAAAATCAGGATCAGTCCGAAAGTGGAATACTCTCTTTGATTTTCGTATGACATAAATATCATATGGGGGGATCATCCAATTGGGGTGGGACTATTAGTAGGGCAgcaccacacacaaacacactcacacacacacttgagcGGACAGAaggggtggtggtgggagCTGAGAAGATTGGAAATTCATGTTGACAAgtggctgccgttgctgccaaCGTCGTATACGTGAtggaaatttcaatttttgaatTAAGCCCCACACGAAAGACGGCCTCGACGAATAGACACCCTGAAACAGTAGGTCGTTGTCATTCTAGTGAAGTAGTGGCTTGAACGTGTCGTATCCCCATATGCCCTGGCTTCTGGGCTGCAAGACATGGCTTTTTACACAAAGCTCAAAGGATTATTGAAATATGTTATTTGTCTCTCCTTTTTCTCGGCTCAGCAATTAGAGTTTATTGCTTTTAAAGTGCTGCCAGTTTTGTGGCGTTCATTTCGATGTTGACTGTGCCATGTCGCCGTCTTGGCACCATGTGTAATCGAACAAAGTAGCATTGAACACGAATACTCATACCTACCCTCgtcataatcatcatcagaaTTATCATAAGTAGGAGCAGTTGAAGTAGTCGCAGCAtaatcgccagcagctgttaCAGGTGCAAGCGCAATCCCTTGCCATTCTCATGCACTTTCGTTTTTAAAAGTCGTGGGTGAGCAATTTCGCGGCTGGCCAGGGACCAAAATTTAAATGCAGGTCACAGCCAACAGCTCACACCATAAACAGAGCCCTAGTCAAGTGGCAAAACGATCCCATATTAAAACATGACTATTGACTGCTGAAGGGTTAAGGCACATTAGCTTAATTGTAGAAAATTGCTACCTTGGGAACTCCGGTAACACTCATTGATCCAATGGTCAAGATTTTTTCAAATTTAGAATGCAGTTCtctattttgtaattttcaaCCCATATAGAACGTACTTGGTCAGAGCGAggatatttaaaaaacaatacaTCATTTACACATTTATCAGTACgcttaaatatattttgcatattaatcatgctccatatacatatgcttTTATAATGATAATTTGAACTATTTGACGTCTTACGCTATACCATATATACACCAAAAGCAAATAgaggaaaaaataaatgaaaaaattcAATGAAACTTTGAAAAGATATTGTGAGCGAGAACTATCCTGAGAACTTAACGCCAGGTTAGACTTTTATGTTGAGCGGAATATTATAAGTACTCAGAAAATCACAACATCAtgttataaaatatatttcggAAAACagaatatatattaaaattctACAAAAATATGGAGAAGCGCCCAAAGAACGGTAAATGTGCAAAGGGGCAAAAGTTATCCAGACATAGGGATCGCAGCGGTACCGAAAATCATCATAAAAAGATGAATAGGCTGTTCAACGATTTCTATGATATCCTGGAAAACTCTCCTCTACCGGAAGATGCCTTCGAAACCAGCTCGCGTGAGTACCGCCATGCTATGTTGTGGCTAAATAAGCTCATCGCCATGCAGTGCAACACAGAGATCGATGGACAGATCCGCAATGTCCACATGACCAACCTGAGCGTTTGCATCAAGCAGCAGCGCCTGGACGCCGTATTCAAAAAGACACCACCTGTTAAGCTAGAATGGATGGAGTTCCAGGACAACACGATAAAGTCCCAGTCCAAAGACGGCTTTGAGGATCGCATGGAACAGACCACTCCCTGTCCGCACACGGCTTCGCTGACGCCATCCGACATGAAAATTCAGTCCTTCAACAAGCCCATTAAGGAAGCTCAGCACCAAATGGTACAGATAAGGgatgaacatcaaaatctctACGACTCGGAGGCATATCCGAAACAGACTTCAATGGAGCCATTTGAGATGCGACGCTACTGCTTCAACCAGTCTGTGGGTGAAGATGAAGATCTGCAGCTTATGGGGAATACCAGAGGCAAAGGTATTCATTTTTCTGATCCGGGGCTATCTTCACCCCTCTCACAAGTAGAATCATCCAGCATGGAATATGGCACTTCCAAACAAACTACTAGCGAAGCTCAGCATAATATGGAAAAGACTATAAATGAATCTCAACAGCTGTACGACCAAAGACCATCTCCTCCACCAACTTCACTAAAGCCATCCGGGATCAAAAGTTACTCTTTTAACCAGTCTATAGACAAAGATCAGCACACCATGGAGGAAAACATGCGTGAGCGAATTCAATTTTTTGATCCGAGGTTATCCTCGCCTTCATCATATGTAGACCCACGTAACATGGAATATCGACCTTTCAACCAGCCTATGGGCGGAGATCAGCACCCCATGGATGATCCCGTACATGAAGGTATTCACTTTTTGATATCttctaaattttttttatacttttatacccgatactcaaagatTATAGGTATCTACATTAGTATTAGTTTTGTGTTAGGGTAAAAAGAGAGATAGACCGATGGAACAGAATTAAAACCAGTAGtagaaaaatggaaacagataaaatattttaaatgtcTGATAAAATAGGTCACTATGAAAGAGGATAAACGGGGTGCAAAAATGTACAGTTTAACCCATCTAGCGGTTGTggttttctctttctctcaatGTTGTTTCCATCTCTCATGAAAACAACGAACAAGATTGAGAGAGATTGCGGTCTGCGGTGCCTGCGGTGTCCAAAATCTCTACAAATTCCCACttagttttaatattttaaaatatgattttccatttttatcaTTGCTTTCATCATATGCAGATTCATCCAGCATGCAATATCGCGCTAACAGACCGTCTATGGGCGGAGATGGAGATCAGCACCTTAAAGGGGATACCAATGGTGAAagaattaaatttttttatccGGGAGTATCTTCGCCTTCGTCACATGAAGGCTCATGCAACATAGAATATAAATCTTTCAATCAGTTTATTGGCGGTTCTCAGCCTCACATGGAGCAGACTATGGATAAAcctcaaaatatttacaaccATCCGGTTCCATCCGGAATGAGACGTAACTCCTTATACCAGTCTATAGGTGGAGATCAGAACCTCAAGGAGGATACCTTAGAGGAACAATCTCAACCTTTTGACCCAGGGCTATCTTTGACTTTGTCGAATGTAGGCCCATGCAACATGGAATCTCGAGCTCTTAACCAGTTTATGGGCGGCGTTCAACCCCGAATGGAACATCAAGGGCCATCTCCGCCACCGAATTCACTGGATCCATCAGGGATAAGACATTACTCCTATAACCAGTCTATAGACGAAGGTATTCCATTATTCCATCCGGAGCTATCTTCGCCTTCGTCACATGCAGAGTCATCCAGAATGGAATATCGCGCTTTCAACCAGTCTATGGATGGAGGTCAGCATCAGATGGAACAGACTATGGATGAACCTCACCCATTTCCAACCACGACTTCACTGGAGCCATCCGAGATGAGACGTCACTCATTCAACCAGTCTATGGGTGAAGATGAAGATCTGCAGCTCATAGAAAATACCAGAGGTGAAGGTATTCAATATTCTGATCCGGGGCTATCTTCGCCTTCGTCACAAGTAGAATCATCCGGCATGGAATATCGCACTTCCAATCAGACTATGGACGGAGCTCACCATTACATGGAACAGACTATGGATGAACCTAAACTTCTCCACGACCAAATACCATCTTCGAACCCGAATTCACTGGATCCATCAGGGATGAGACGTCATTCCCTCAAAGATTCTTTAGGTGGTAATCAGCACCTCAATGAGGAACAATCTCAACTTTTTCATCTAGGGCAATCTTTGTCTTCGTCACATGTAGACCCTTGCAACATCGAACATAGAGCTTTCAAGCTGTCTACAGGCGGTGATCAGCACCCCATAGAGAATACCAGGGCTGAAGGTATTAAATTTTTTGATCCTAAGCTATCGACGTTGTCTCCGCCATCCCCACCGGCGGGACTATCTAGCATGGGGCATCAATTCGACAAAACGACTAAGGATGCACCTCAAATTTACGATTCAAGGCTACCCGCCATGCGAGCGTGTTTTATCGAGAAGCCCGTACGGGGGCCTCAAAATGACATGCAACAGAAATTATGTGAAATTCCGAAAATTTTTGGAACGACCAATGTTGGCGACCAGCAATTGTTCGATACAAAGGGTCCATCTGGTATAGAAAAGTTATCTTTCAATCAGTCTATCGGCGGCCATCAGCACATCAAGCAAAAGATTATAGGTGCAATTCAGCAAGACGGCAAAAATACCAAGGGTGGATCTCAGAAATTCCAGGGTCCGGGACCATCCGGCTTGGGAGTGCATTTACAAGATTCTAAGGGACGCGCTACCGGCGAGTCCATGGGCGTCCCTCAGAATATTATGCAAAAGACAATAGGTAAGCCGCCTAATTACCACGAAAAAACCAATGGTGCACCTCGGAAATTCAAAGGTCCAAGACAATCTGGATTAGGGCAGCGCTCTTTGAACCAGTCTATAAACAGACCTCAGCACCTCATGAAGAAGAAGACCATGGATGCTTGTCTGCAAGGCGACAAAAAGACCAAAGGTGGTCCTCAGAATTTGGAATGTCGCGGACCATCCGGCCTTGAGGTGAATATATGGGATTCTATGGGACACGCCAAGGGCAAGTTCATGGGCGGCTCTCAGAACCTCATGTTAAAGACCATGGTTGAGCGGCTTAAATTCCACGAAATGAGAAAGCATAAACCTCAGAAAGTATACGACCCTATGACGCCAACGAAAGGCCGCCGACACTTTGGATGTTCTGTGTGTTCTGCGACATCCTCTAAATGCACCCCAGAGGTGCCCACAGTCGTCGAGCCACCTTTTTATGACGTCAAATATCCCAATACCGCTCGATCAACATATAGTGACGGATCCCACTATGTCACTCCATACCCCAGCAGTGAAGAAGCCTCTGACAGCCCAACTCCCAGAACGAAGGGGACAGAGAAACGAGAAGACGTCCACAAAAACCTGCGCGAGGACATGCTCCATGTTTTGATGTCAGTCCGATGCGAATTGGGCGGTGAAGTGACATTCCGAGAGGATGACTATCTGGAGAAAGAGTTGGCCCGCTACAAGGCAGTGCTCAttaaaaccaaagaaaaaaaacttaaaaaagtTATGCGGGGTGGGGATCCCAAGGCCGAGCGCCGCTATTTATTGGAGAACATGGAAAGAGATCTGCTCTCTGTTTTAAAATAGAGagtatttttttcgtttttatatattttttgatttcaATACAGTACGAAAAACGACACTTTTTCTGTATGTTTGTAGTAGGGCGGATTCGTCAACTTACAACGAGACAGTGAACAGATAAACAGGGTCAGCATTGAATGTGTCCAATATTCTTCATAGATTCATGTATTTACGTGTGGTTTTGTAGGTCATGTATGTGTAACGTGTAGGTAGCGCGGCCGGTTAAAACGGGGGTTGAATCGTAGCTAAAACTTAGCTTAAGCGTTACGCtgtgggggggttggggggacGTGGGGCCATGTCTGGATGCAAAAAACTAGGATGGAATAGAAAAGTCTAAGAAGTATTAGTAAGAAGATTAGAACGGGTTAAAGGCACATTTAGAACATTGCAAATTGCCACGAGGTTACATGGTCTGATGAGGCCATGTTGGTCTAAGGACGGATTTACATTCGACTGCCGGCTTGAATTCGGCACGGAGCGTTGATCTTTCATACCGTATTATTTTGGAAATATTCGAGAAATTCTTCGGAGGAAGCTGGAAGGAAATTACTTTCGTAGTCTCGAGTCTTCTTCTACCAGTTTGATAGGTAGTCTGAAAATTTTACTTGACAAGGATGAAATTTGAGTTTTCCAGCCAAGAGAAAGCTGGAGGAACCGAACAATAACACGCCGAAGCGTAAAAAGAGAATGACAGGTCCCTCCACTAGGCAGCGCGGAAGACCGAGACCGAGTTTCTTAACTTataattaaatgcatttttttgtaGTCTCGATAGCTTAATACACTAGTAAAGACTTGAgaagaaaaattaagaataataaaGATATAAGGATGACAATCATATATGGAGAACAGATCCTAAAAGGGTGAGAGGTACCAATAAGTTAAGGTTACgtcatataatatataatgaTATCAATGGAAAAATATGGGTAACACGCAGGTTACTTCTCAGCTCAGTGCATATAAGttaaatttttatattaataaaTTCAACGTGTTAAGTATTTTTGCGGACGAAGTCCGTGTTCTTTATTTGACGAATAATTAAATTCTTAATCCCTATTCTTACTGTGGGTTCGCGACCGCGGTATGTTGCAGCGATGCAACGACAGCAGTTCAGCCGTAGCGAGGTATCCCGGCTCGGAATCCCTCGCCGTCGGCGGATATCGTCCAGACAGCAGTTCCATCCAGCAGTTTGGCGATCTGGAGCGGAACGTGTCGGTTGCTGGTGTTTTGGCAACTTTGTCGTTGACTCTTCCACAACTTTTTCTTCCCGCTTttgctatattcattacttgctcgtatattccaccttcttcggatatttcaatataTGAGCAATTTATACCCGAGtgcttccgctcactatacctgaagacgtctaccatcctactttcgaagtgtcgctagatataggaccaactgtattggatcggttgACTTGAACGTGTCCGTTGTTTTCGCAAAGCCGAGTTAACGAAGCTTAATAATCTAAtaagggattttgattggcccgctttgtacttgtgcactgatgtcataaaaggcacaaacatttttatacccgatactcaaaatgagtattggggtatattagatttgtggtaaaagtggatgtgtgtaacgtccagaaggaatcgttttcgaccccataaagtatatatattcttgatcagcatcaatagccgagtcgattgagccatgtctgtctgtccgtctgtccgtccccttcagcgcctaatgctcaaagactataagagctagagcaacgatgttttggatccagacttctgtgatatgtcactgatacaaaaatatttcaaaactttgccccgcccacttccgccccacaaagggcgaaaatctgtggcatccacaattttaaagatacgagaaaaccaaaaacgcagaatcgtagagaatgaccatatcttttagactgcagaatctgaattggatcgtattattatcatagccagcatcaagacaacaatttcatttttctcgccctgtctctctctaacacacacgtagcataggcggctttgcttagagtaaaacattagcgcctagatctcagagactataaaagctagtgcaaccaaatttggtatccacactcctccacactccacacacccccttccgcccccgcaaaggatgaaaatctggggatattcacaaatctcagagactattaaagctagagtaaccaaatttagtatccgcactcctgttaaatctcactataaaacgtatatctcaaaatttcgccccacccccttccgctcccacaaaggacgaaaatctgttgcatccacaatattgcagatttgagaaaactaaaaacgaagaatcatagataatgaccatatatatcagattgctgaatctggatcagatcagaccatttttatagccaaaaggaacaaatcaatttgcagtggctacgcagcgcccgacgtcacgctcagactgagtttctgtctctctcgcacgcactctttgtcgtgtcgtttaatattagcggcgtctgccagaggagagccatactgactaagtatcgggtataactgtagagttgcggtgtccgcagcaactcacaacgttccccctcgtttacaatgctcttggcacattttttgattcttgtgtcccgctttcttgtccgattagatctggaaaaccccattggtttaccaaagagttatccagcctaaaaaacttaaaatcaagacttcataaaaaatttcaggaagttggttctcctacttctcactctcgctatgcaatagctcggtcaaacttttcagttcttaatgcacaatgctttaagaactacctatctcgttgcagtaaacgtttttctcaggaccctacacagttttactgcttcgtaaacagtaagcgtagaacgtccgcacacccatcctcgctatcattttgtaatacgtcggcaaataatgatcaggcaattgccgatctttttgcccagtttttccaaaccacctattctgaggaaagctactctggtcaaccgtacccatacggtttaccgaggtcgaacggcactTTCAGTCCCTTCTGAACTGGAAgaaatcgtttataattcctctccataaaaaaggtagcaagtctgatgcaaaaaattatagaggtatagcaaagttatccgctattcccaaaatgtttgagaaggttttaactccgcacttgcaacatcagatgtatttaacaaatattctctataacaaaataaacactCAG
The sequence above is a segment of the Drosophila pseudoobscura strain MV-25-SWS-2005 chromosome X, UCI_Dpse_MV25, whole genome shotgun sequence genome. Coding sequences within it:
- the LOC26532156 gene encoding uncharacterized protein isoform X1, which codes for MEKRPKNGKCAKGQKLSRHRDRSGTENHHKKMNRLFNDFYDILENSPLPEDAFETSSREYRHAMLWLNKLIAMQCNTEIDGQIRNVHMTNLSVCIKQQRLDAVFKKTPPVKLEWMEFQDNTIKSQSKDGFEDRMEQTTPCPHTASLTPSDMKIQSFNKPIKEAQHQMVQIRDEHQNLYDSEAYPKQTSMEPFEMRRYCFNQSVGEDEDLQLMGNTRGKGIHFSDPGLSSPLSQVESSSMEYGTSKQTTSEAQHNMEKTINESQQLYDQRPSPPPTSLKPSGIKSYSFNQSIDKDQHTMEENMRERIQFFDPRLSSPSSYVDPRNMEYRPFNQPMGGDQHPMDDPVHEDSSSMQYRANRPSMGGDGDQHLKGDTNGERIKFFYPGVSSPSSHEGSCNIEYKSFNQFIGGSQPHMEQTMDKPQNIYNHPVPSGMRRNSLYQSIGGDQNLKEDTLEEQSQPFDPGLSLTLSNVGPCNMESRALNQFMGGVQPRMEHQGPSPPPNSLDPSGIRHYSYNQSIDEGIPLFHPELSSPSSHAESSRMEYRAFNQSMDGGQHQMEQTMDEPHPFPTTTSLEPSEMRRHSFNQSMGEDEDLQLIENTRGEGIQYSDPGLSSPSSQVESSGMEYRTSNQTMDGAHHYMEQTMDEPKLLHDQIPSSNPNSLDPSGMRRHSLKDSLGGNQHLNEEQSQLFHLGQSLSSSHVDPCNIEHRAFKLSTGGDQHPIENTRAEGIKFFDPKLSTLSPPSPPAGLSSMGHQFDKTTKDAPQIYDSRLPAMRACFIEKPVRGPQNDMQQKLCEIPKIFGTTNVGDQQLFDTKGPSGIEKLSFNQSIGGHQHIKQKIIGAIQQDGKNTKGGSQKFQGPGPSGLGVHLQDSKGRATGESMGVPQNIMQKTIGKPPNYHEKTNGAPRKFKGPRQSGLGQRSLNQSINRPQHLMKKKTMDACLQGDKKTKGGPQNLECRGPSGLEVNIWDSMGHAKGKFMGGSQNLMLKTMVERLKFHEMRKHKPQKVYDPMTPTKGRRHFGCSVCSATSSKCTPEVPTVVEPPFYDVKYPNTARSTYSDGSHYVTPYPSSEEASDSPTPRTKGTEKREDVHKNLREDMLHVLMSVRCELGGEVTFREDDYLEKELARYKAVLIKTKEKKLKKVMRGGDPKAERRYLLENMERDLLSVLK
- the LOC26532156 gene encoding uncharacterized protein isoform X4, whose translation is MISWKTLLYRKMPSKPARCNTEIDGQIRNVHMTNLSVCIKQQRLDAVFKKTPPVKLEWMEFQDNTIKSQSKDGFEDRMEQTTPCPHTASLTPSDMKIQSFNKPIKEAQHQMVQIRDEHQNLYDSEAYPKQTSMEPFEMRRYCFNQSVGEDEDLQLMGNTRGKGIHFSDPGLSSPLSQVESSSMEYGTSKQTTSEAQHNMEKTINESQQLYDQRPSPPPTSLKPSGIKSYSFNQSIDKDQHTMEENMRERIQFFDPRLSSPSSYVDPRNMEYRPFNQPMGGDQHPMDDPVHEDSSSMQYRANRPSMGGDGDQHLKGDTNGERIKFFYPGVSSPSSHEGSCNIEYKSFNQFIGGSQPHMEQTMDKPQNIYNHPVPSGMRRNSLYQSIGGDQNLKEDTLEEQSQPFDPGLSLTLSNVGPCNMESRALNQFMGGVQPRMEHQGPSPPPNSLDPSGIRHYSYNQSIDEGIPLFHPELSSPSSHAESSRMEYRAFNQSMDGGQHQMEQTMDEPHPFPTTTSLEPSEMRRHSFNQSMGEDEDLQLIENTRGEGIQYSDPGLSSPSSQVESSGMEYRTSNQTMDGAHHYMEQTMDEPKLLHDQIPSSNPNSLDPSGMRRHSLKDSLGGNQHLNEEQSQLFHLGQSLSSSHVDPCNIEHRAFKLSTGGDQHPIENTRAEGIKFFDPKLSTLSPPSPPAGLSSMGHQFDKTTKDAPQIYDSRLPAMRACFIEKPVRGPQNDMQQKLCEIPKIFGTTNVGDQQLFDTKGPSGIEKLSFNQSIGGHQHIKQKIIGAIQQDGKNTKGGSQKFQGPGPSGLGVHLQDSKGRATGESMGVPQNIMQKTIGKPPNYHEKTNGAPRKFKGPRQSGLGQRSLNQSINRPQHLMKKKTMDACLQGDKKTKGGPQNLECRGPSGLEVNIWDSMGHAKGKFMGGSQNLMLKTMVERLKFHEMRKHKPQKVYDPMTPTKGRRHFGCSVCSATSSKCTPEVPTVVEPPFYDVKYPNTARSTYSDGSHYVTPYPSSEEASDSPTPRTKGTEKREDVHKNLREDMLHVLMSVRCELGGEVTFREDDYLEKELARYKAVLIKTKEKKLKKVMRGGDPKAERRYLLENMERDLLSVLK